Proteins encoded by one window of Vigna radiata var. radiata cultivar VC1973A chromosome 5, Vradiata_ver6, whole genome shotgun sequence:
- the LOC106761825 gene encoding DExH-box ATP-dependent RNA helicase DExH12 gives MAHLGGGAEAHARFKQYEYRANSSLVLTTDSRPRDTHEPTGEPESLWGKIDPKSFGDRAYRGRPVELDEKLEKAKNKKKKKDRDAAADAAVSVPSKRRRVQHDSVLSASDDGVYQPKTKETRAAYEAMLSVIQHQLGGQPLSIVSAAADEILAVLKNDSLKNTDKKKDIEKLLNPIPNHVFDQLVSIGKLITDFQEATDVSNGNSAMDGEEGLDDDVGVAVEFEENEDDDEESDLDIVQDDEEEEEDGVEQNGSAAMQMGGGIDDEDMEDGNEGMSLNVQDIDAYWLQRKISLAFEQQIDPQQCQKLAEEVLKILAEGDDREVESKLLFHLEFDKFSLIKFLLRNRLKIVWCTRLARAQDQEERERIEEEMKGTELQPILEQLHATRASAKERQKNLEKSIREEARRLKDDTGGDGDKERDRGRRGLADRDGESGWLKGQRQMLDLDNIAFAQGGLFMAKKKCDLPDGSYRHLSKGYEEIHVPALKAKALDPNEKLVKISSMPDWAQPAFKGMTQLNRVQSKVYETALFKPDNLLLCAPTGAGKTNVAVLTILQQIARHRNPEDGSIDHSAYKIVYVAPMKALVAEVVGNLSNRLQEYDVKVRELSGDQSLTRQQIEETQIIVTTPEKWDIITRKSGDRTYTQLVKLLIIDEIHLLHDNRGPVLESIVARTVRQIETTKDYIRLVGLSATLPNYEDVALFLRVDLKKGLFYFDNSYRPVPLSQQYVGITVKKPLQRFQLMNDICYEKVMAVAGKHQVLIFVHSRKETAKTARAIRDAALGKDTLGRFLKEDSASREILQTHTDLVKSNDLKDLLPYGFAIHHAGMTRTDRQLVEDLFADGHVQVLVSTATLAWGVNLPAHTVIIKGTQIYNPEKGAWTELSPLDVMQMLGRAGRPQYDSYGEGIIVTGHSELQYYLSLMNQQLPIESQFVSKLADQLNAEIVLGTVQNAREACNWIGYTYLYVRMLRNPSLYGIAPDVLTRDITLEERRADLIHTAATILDRNNLVKYDRKSGYFQVTDLGRIASYYYITHGTISTYNEHLKPTMGDIELCRLFSLSEEFKYVTVRQDEKMELAKLLDRVPIPIKESLEEPSAKINVLLQAYISQLKLEGLSLTSDMVFITQSAGRLLRALFEIVLKRGWAQLAEKALNLCKMVTKRMWSVQTPLRQFNGIPSDLLTKLEKKDLAWERYYDLSSQEIGELIRAPKMGRTLHKFIHQFPKLNLAAHVQPITRTVLRVELTITPDFAWDDRIHGYVEPFWVIVEDNDGEYILHHEYFMLKKQYIDEDHTLNFTVPIYEPLPPQYFIHVVSDKWLGSQTVLPVSFRHLILPEKYPPPTELLDLQPLPVTALRNPSYEALYQDFKHFNPVQTQVFTVLYNSDDNVLVAAPTGSGKTICAEFAVLRNHQKGPDSVMRVVYVAPIEALAKERYRDWERKFGIGLKLRVVELTGETATDLKLLEKGQIIISTPEKWDALSRRWKQRKHVQQVSLFIIDELHLIGGQGGPVLEVVVSRMRYIASQVENKIRIVALSTSLANAKDLGEWIGATSHGLFNFPPGVRPVPLEIHIQGVDIANFEARMQAMTKPTYTAIVQHAKNKKPALVFVPTRKHVRLTAVDLITYSGADSGEKPFLLRSPEELEPFLDKISDEMLKVTLREGVGYLHEGLNSLDHDIVTQLFDAGWIQVCVLNSSMCWGVTLSAHLVVVMGTQYYDGRENAQTDYPVTDLLQMMGHASRPLVDNSGKCVILCHAPRKEYYKKFLYEAFPVESHLHHFLHDNLNAEIVAGIIENKQDAVDYLTWTFMYRRLTQNPNYYNLQGVSHRHLSDHLSEMVENTLSDLEASKCITIEDDMDLSPLNLGMIASYYYISYTTIERFSSSVTSKTKMKGLLEILSSASEYAQLPIRPGEEEVVRKLINHQRFSFENPKVTDPHVKANALLQAHFSRQFVGGNLALDQKEVLLSANRLLQAMVDVISSNGWLSLALLTMEVSQMVTQGMWERDSMLLQLPHFTKDLAKKCQDNPGKSIETVFDLLEMEDDERRELLGMSDSQLLDIARFCNRFPNIDLSYEVLDSDNVRAGEDVTLLVTLERDLEGKTEIGPVDAPRYPKAKEEGWWLVVGDTKTNLLLAIKRVSLQRKLKAKLEFAAPADTGRKSYALYFMCDSYLGCDQEYGFTVDVKEADGDDEDSGRE, from the exons ATGGCGCACCTAGGTGGAGGTGCGGAAGCGCACGCACGGTTCAAGCAGTACGAGTACCGTGCCAACTCCAGCTTGGTTCTCACCACCGACTCTAGGCCACGCGACACGCATGAGCCCACCGGTGAGCCCGAGTCTCTCTGGGGCAAGATTGACCCCAAGAGCTTCGGCGACCGCGCCTACCGGGGCCGACCCGTGGAGCTCGACGAGAAGCTTGAAAAGgcgaagaacaagaagaagaagaaggaccgTGACGCCGCCGCCGATGCCGCCGTCTCCGTCCCTTCAAAGCGGCGCCGTGTTCAGCATGACAGTGTTCTCTCTGCCTCCGACGACGGCGTGTACCAGCCCAAGACGAAGGAGACTCGCGCAGCCTATGAGGCCATGCTCAGTGTCATCCAGCACCAGCTCGGCGGCCAGCCCCTCAGCATTGTCAGTGCTGCTGCTGATGAGATACTTGCTGTGCTTAAAAACGATAGTCTTAAGAACACGGACAAGAAGAAAGATATAGAGAAGCTTTTGAATCCCATACCTAACCATGTTTTTGACCAGCTAGTTTCGATTGGGAAGTTGATTACTGACTTTCAGGAGGCTACTGATGTTTCGAATGGGAATTCGGCTATGGATGGTGAAGAGGGgcttgatgatgatgttggtgtTGCTGTTGAGTTTGAGGAGAATGAAGATGATGACGAGGAGAGTGATTTGGATATTGTGcaggatgatgaagaagaggaggaggatgGGGTGGAGCAGAATGGTTCTGCGGCTATGCAAATGGGGGGTGGGATTGATGACGAGGATATGGAAGATGGTAATGAAGGGATGAGTTTGAATGTGCAGGATATTGATGCGTATTGGCTTCAGAGGAAAATCTCTCTGGCTTTCGAGCAGCAGATTGATCCGCAGCAGTGCCAGAAGCTCGCGGAGGAGGTGCTCAAGATTCTGGCTGAGGGTGACGACAGGGAGGTGGAGAGCAAACTCTTGTTTCACCTCGAGTTTGATAAGTTCAGCCTCATTAAGTTTTTGCTTAGGAATAGGTTGAAGATTGTGTGGTGTACACGGTTGGCAAGGGCACAGGACCAGGAGGAGAGAGAGAGGATCGAGGAGGAGATGAAGGGAACTGAGTTGCAGCCGATTTTGGAGCAGTTGCACGCTACAAGGGCATCCGCGAAGGAGAGGCAGAAGAACTTGGAGAAGAGTATAAGGGAGGAGGCTAGGAGGTTGAAGGATGACACTGGTGGAGATGGGGATAAAGAGAGGGACAGGGGCAGGAGGGGACTTGCTGATAGAGATGGAGAGAGTGGATGGTTGAAGGGACAGCGGCAGATGCTTGATCTTGATAACATTGCTTTTGCTCAAGGTGGTTTATTCATGGCTAAGAAGAAGTGTGACCTGCCTGATGGGTCTTATAGGCATCTTAGTAAGGGATATGAAGAGATACACGTGCCTGCCTTGAAAGCTAAAGCGCTTGATCCAAATGAGAAGCTTGTGAAAATTTCATCTATGCCTGATTGGGCACAACCGGCTTTTAAAGGAATGACACAGTTGAATAGAGTGCAGAGCAAAGTATATGAGACTGCACTTTTTAAGCCCGATAATCTTCTGCTCTGTGCCCCAACTGGAGCTGGAAAAACTAATGTTGCAGTTCTCACTATACTTCAACAAATTGCACGGCATAGGAATCCTGAGGATGGCTCGATTGACCATAGTGCTTATAAAATTGTGTATGTTGCACCTATGAAAGCTCTTGTTGCTGAGGTAGTTGGGAATTTGTCCAATAGATTGCAGGAATATGATGTTAAAGTCAGGGAGCTCAGTGGAGACCAGTCATTAACCCGGCAACAGATAGAAGAGACTCAGATTATAGTGACAACCCCTGAGAAGTGGGATATTATCACCCGAAAGTCGGGAGACCGAACTTATACACAGCTTGTAAAACTTCTAATTATTGATGAGATTCATCTACTTCATGACAACAGAGGACCTGTTCTTGAAAGTATCGTTGCTAGAACAGTAAGGCAAATTGAAACCACAAAGGACTATATTCGTTTGGTGGGACTGTCTGCTACTCTCCCTAATTATGAAGATGTTGCACTGTTCTTGCGAGTTGATCTGAAGAAgggtttgttttattttgataatagtTACAGACCTGTTCCACTTTCTCAGCAGTATGTTGGAATCACGGTGAAGAAGCCACTTCAGAGGTTCCAGTTGATGAATGATATCTGTTATGAGAAAGTTATGGCTGTGGCTGGGAAACATCAGGTTCTTATATTTGTACACTCTAGGAAAGAAACTGCCAAAACTGCTAGAGCCATCAGAGATGCTGCGCTGGGAAAGGATACTCTTGGTAGGTTCCTTAAAGAAGATAGCGCAAGCCGTGAGATTCTTCAAACTCATACTGATCTTGTGAAGAGTAATGATCTTAAAGATCTTCTGCCATATGGTTTTGCTATTCATCATGCTGGTATGACCAGGACAGATCGCCAGCTTGTTGAAGATCTTTTTGCTGATGGACATGTTCAAGTATTGGTATCAACTGCGACCCTTGCGTGGGGTGTTAATCTACCGGCCCATACAGTGATTATTAAAGGAACACAGATTTATAATCCCGAAAAGGGGGCCTGGACTGAATTAAGTCCTCTTGATGTGATGCAGATGCTGGGTCGTGCTGGAAGGCCGCAATATGATTCATACGGTGAGGGAATAATTGTTACTGGTCATAGTGAGTTGCAGTATTACCTCTCTCTTATGAACCAACAACTTCCTATTGAAAGTCAGTTTGTGTCCAAGCTGGCTGATCAGCTGAATGCAGAGATTGTTCTTGGTACTGTACAAAATGCCAGGGAAGCTTGTAATTGGATTGGATATACTTACTTGTATGTCCGCATGCTGAGGAATCCTTCATTGTATGGTATAGCACCTGACGTCCTAACAAGGGATATAACATTGGAAGAGAGAAGGGCTGATTTG ATCCATACTGCTGCAACCATCTTGGATAGAAATAATTTGGTGAAGTATGATAGGAAGAGTGGATACTTTCAGGTCACTGATCTAGGCCGTATTGCTAGCTACTACTACATAACACATGGAACCATATCGACATATAATGAGCATTTGAAGCCTACAATGGGGGACATAGAGCTTTGCCGATTGTTCTCATTAAGTGAAGAATTTAAGTATGTAACAGTAAGGCAGGATGAGAAGATGGAGCTAGCAAAACTCTTGGACCGTGTTCCCATTCCCATCAAGGAAAGTCTGGAAGAGCCAAGTGCAAAGATCAATGTTTTACTGCAAGCATACATTTCACAATTAAAGCTAGAAGGACTCTCACTGACATCTGATATGGTCTTTATAACTCAG AGTGCTGGACGCCTTTTACGGGCACTATTTGAGATTGTTTTGAAACGTGGCTGGGCACAATTGGCTGAGAAGGCTTTGAACTTGTGCAAAATGGTGACCAAGAGGATGTGGAGTGTCCAAACTCCTCTTCGTCAATTCAATGGAATTCCAAGTGATTTACTAACGAAATTGGAGAAGAAAGATCTGGCTTGGGAAAGGTATTACGATTTATCATCACAAGAGATAGGTGAACTCATTCGTGCACCGAAGATGGGAAGGACACTTCATAAATTTATCCATCAGTTTCCTAAACTGAACCTTGCAGCACATGTCCAGCCAATTACTAGGACAGTTTTGAGAGTTGAGCTGACGATAACTCCGGATTTTGCTTGGGATGACAGAATTCATGGATATGTTGAACCATTCTGGGTGATTGTGGAGGATAACGATGGAGAATACATTCTTCACCATGAGTATTTTATGCTGAAAAAGCAGTATATTGATGAGGACCACACACTGAATTTCACAGTGCCAATTTACGAGCCTCTTCCCCCTCAGTACTTTATCCATGTCGTTTCAGATAAATGGCTTGGGTCCCAAACTGTTTTACCTGTTTCTTTCAGACACCTGATCTTACCTGAAAAGTATCCTCCACCAACGGAACTATTGGATCTGCAACCACTTCCTGTGACTGCACTGCGAAATCCATCATATGAAGCTCTATATCAGGATTTTAAGCATTTTAATCCTGTTCAGACACAAGTTTTCACAGTTTTATACAATTCTGATGACAATGTTCTAGTTGCTGCTCCAACTGGAAGTGGTAAGACTATATGTGCAGAATTTGCTGTTTTGAGGAATCATCAGAAAGGTCCTGATAGTGTCATGCGTGTTGTTTATGTTGCACCCATTGAAGCTCTTGCCAAAGAGAGGTACCGTGATTGGGAGAGGAAATTTGGAATTGGTCTAAAACTGAGGGTGGTTGAGTTGACTGGAGAAACTGCAACTGACTTGAAACTTCTCGAGAAAGGTCAGATTATTATCAGTACTCCTGAGAAATGGGATGCATTGTCCCGCCGCTGGAAACAGAggaaacatgttcaacaagttAGTCTTTTCATCATTGATGAGCTCCACTTGATTGGAGGTCAAGGAGGTCCTGTTTTAGAGGTTGTTGTTTCCAGGATGCGATATATTGCTAGTCAAGTTGAAAACAAGATCCGCATTGTGGCTTTGTCTACCTCACTTGCAAATGCAAAAGATCTCGGAGAATGGATTGGAGCTACCTCCCATGgtcttttcaatttccccccAGGTGTTCGTCCAGTGCCTTTGGAAATTCACATTCAAGGTGTAGATATTGCTAACTTTGAGGCAAGGATGCAGGCAATGACCAAGCCAACTTACACTGCTATTGTTCAACATGCAAAGAATAAGAAACCTGCGCTCGTATTTGTACCTACTAGGAAGCATGTTCGGTTGACTGCCGTGGATCTGATTACATACTCAGGTGCAGACAGTGGAGAGAAGCCATTTTTGTTGCGGTCCCCAGAAGAGCTTGAACCTTTCCTGGACAAGATTAGTGATGAAATGTTGAAAGTTACTTTGCGTGAAGGAGTGGGATACCTGCACGAGGGCTTGAATAGTCTTGATCATGACATTGTGACACAGCTATTCGATGCAGGCTGGATTCAAGTTTGTGTTTTAAATAGTTCCATGTGTTGGGGGGTGACATTGTCAGCTCATTTGGTTGTTGTGATGGGAACACAGTACTACGATGGGCGAGAGAATGCACAGACAGATTACCCTGTTACTGATCTCCTGCAGATGATGGGTCATGCCAGCCGTCCTCTGGTAGACAATTCTGGAAAATGTGTCATCTTGTGCCACGCTCCTCGTAAGGAGTACTACAAGAAGTTTTTATATGAAGCATTCCCTGTTGAAAGCCATCTTCATCACTTCTTGCATGATAACTTGAACGCTGAAATTGTTGCTGGAATTATTGAGAACAAGCAAGATGCTGTAGATTACCTTACATGGACATTCATGTACAGGCGGCTCACACAGAATCCTAACTATTACAATTTACAAGGAGTTAGTCACAGACATCTTTCTGATCACCTCTCAGAAATGGTGGAAAATACTTTGAGTGATTTAGAAGCGAGCAAGTGCATTACTATTGAGGACGATATGGACCTTTCTCCTCTCAATCTTGGAATGATAGCATCTTATTATTACATCAGTTACACAACAATTGAAAGGTTTTCATCATCCGTgacttcaaaaacaaaaatgaagggTCTGTTGGAGATTTTGTCTTCAGCTTCAGAGTATGCTCAGCTTCCAATACGACCTGGAGAGGAAGAGGTTGTTCGTAAGTTGATTAATCACCAGAGGTTTTCCTTTGAAAACCCCAAGGTCACAGATCCGCATGTAAAAGCTAATGCCTTGCTACAGGCCCATTTCTCTAGGCAATTTGTTGGTGGGAACCTTGCATTAGACCAGAAGGAGGTGCTTCTTTCTGCAAATAGACTGCTTCAGGCAATGGTAGACGTGATATCAAGCAATGGTTGGCTGAGTCTGGCTCTTCTTACTATGGAGGTCAGTCAAATGGTGACACAGGGTATGTGGGAACGTGATTCCATGCTACTACAGCTTCCTCATTTCACAAAGGATCTGGCCAAAAAATGCCAGGATAACCCTGGGAAGAGTATCGAAACTGTTTTTGATTTATTAGAgatggaggatgatgagaggcGTGAATTACTGGGAATGTCAGATTCACAGTTGTTGGATATTGCCCGATTTTGCAACCGGTTCCCTAATATTGATTTGTCATATGAGGTTCTGGACAGTGACAATGTTCGAGCTGGGGAGGATGTAACTTTACTGGTCACCCTTGAGCGGGATCTTGAGGGAAAGACAGAAATAGGACCCGTTGATGCTCCAAGGTATCCAAAAGCCAAGGAGGAAGGATGGTGGCTTGTTGTTGGTGATACCAAAACCAATCTGTTGCTTGCCATTAAACGGGTTTCTCTGCAGAGGAAGCTAAAAGCCAAACTGGAGTTTGCTGCTCCTGCTGATACTGGAAGGAAATCCTATGCTCTTTATTTCATGTGTGATTCATACTTGGGTTGTGATCAGGAATATGGTTTCACTGTTGATGTTAAGGAAGCTGATGGTGACGATGAAGATAGCGGCAGAGAATGA
- the LOC106761826 gene encoding photosystem II 10 kDa polypeptide, chloroplastic: MASSVMASVALKPAPFTVEKSSVRGLPSLSRNSSSFRVVASGGKKIKTDKPYGINGGMNLRDGLDASGRKGKGKGVYQYVDKYGANVDGYSPIYDQKDWSPTGDVYAGGTTGLAIWAVTLLGLLAGGVLLVYNTSALAQ, encoded by the exons ATGGCCTCTTCAGTTATGGCATCTGTGGCCCTTAAACCTGCCCCTTTCACTGTTGAGAAGTCCTCTGTCAGAGGACTTCCCTCCCTTTCAAGGAACTCCTCTTCATTCAGAGTTGTGGCCAGTGGTGGCAAGAAGATCAAGACTGACAAGCCCTATG GAATTAATGGTGGCATGAACTTGAGGGATGGACTTGATGCATCTGGCAGGAAAGGAAAG GGAAAGGGTGTGTACCAATATGTTGACAAATACGGTGCTAATGTTGATGGATACag TCCTATCTATGACCAAAAGGACTGGTCCCCAACCGGTGATGTCTATGCTGGAG GGACGACTGGTTTGGCTATCTGGGCTGTAACTCTACTTGGTCTGCTAGCTGGTGGTGTACTTCTTGTCTACAACACAAGTGCTTTGGCACAATAG
- the LOC106762669 gene encoding NAC domain-containing protein 21/22, with protein MSNISMVEAKLPPGFRFHPRDEELVCDYLMKKVTHNDSLLMIDVDLNKCEPWDIPDTACVGGKEWYFYTQRDRKYATGLRTNRATASGYWKATGKDRPILRKGTLVGMRKTLVFYQGRAPKGRKTEWVMHEFRIEGPHGPPKVSSSKEDWVLCRVFYKNREVSAKPSIGSCYEDTGSSSLPALMDSYISFDQTQAHADEFEQVPCFSIFSQNQANPIFNHMTTMEPKLPAAAYGGAPNLGYCLDPLSCDRKVLKAVLSQITKMERNPLNQNLKGSPSFGEGSSESYLSEVGMPHLWNNY; from the exons ATGAGCAACATAAGCATGGTAGAGGCAAAGTTGCCACCAGGGTTCAGGTTCCATCCAAGAGATGAAGAGCTTGTGTGTGATTACTTGATGAAGAAGGTCACACACAATGATTCCCTTCTCATGATAGATGTTGACCTTAACAAGTGCGAACCTTGGGATATTCCTG ACACAGCATGTGTGGGAGGGAAAGAGTGGTATTTCTATACACAAAGAGACCGTAAGTATGCAACAGGGTTACGCACAAATCGTGCCACTGCCTCAGGGTACTGGAAGGCCACAGGGAAGGACAGACCTATCCTACGCAAGGGCACCCTTGTTGGCATGAGGAAGACTTTGGTGTTCTATCAAGGAAGGGCACCCAAAGGGAGAAAAACTGAATGGGTGATGCATGAATTTCGCATTGAAGGGCCCCATGGACCTCCTAAAGTTTCTTCTTCTAAG GAAGACTGGGTTTTGTGTAGAGTGTTCTACAAAAACAGAGAAGTTTCAGCCAAACCTAGCATAGGTAGCTGCTATGAAGACACAGGCTCTTCATCTCTTCCTGCATTAATGGACTCTTACATTAGTTTTGATCAAACTCAAGCTCATGCAGATGAGTTTGAGCAAGTGCCCTGCTTCTCCATTTTCTCTCAGAACCAAGCAAACCCTATTTTCAACCACATGACAACCATGGAGCCTAAATTACCTGCTGCTGCATATGGAGGAGCACCGAATTTGGGTTACTGCTTAGACCCTTTATCCTGTGACAGAAAAGTGTTGAAAGCTGTTTTGAGTCAGATCACAAAGATGGAAAGGAATCCTCTGAACCAAAATCTCAAAGGGTCTCCAAGCTTTGGAGAAGGAAGCTCAGAGAGTTACTTATCTGAAGTGGGGATGCCTCACCTTTGGAACAATTACTGA